In the genome of Natronogracilivirga saccharolytica, one region contains:
- a CDS encoding alpha-amylase family glycosyl hydrolase, with the protein MHSRQLLLLLAGIFLFSSCAPEEEADYPSPPPTPEWAENATIYEVNVRQYTEEGTFEAFAEHLPRLQEMGVDILWLMPIHPIGEKERKGELGSYYSVYDYYDVNPEFGDHNDFRKLVEKIHDKDMYIILDWVANHTAWDAVWTESHPELYERDDEGNFIIPPDTDWTDVIQLDYDNPETHEMMHDALQFWVEEYNIDGYRADVADLVPTAFWNEARYRLEQIKPVFMLAEAETSEHHEHAFDMSYGWETHHMMNEIAAGNVTLDEFEEHLQENRDRFPDHAYRMQFTSNHDENSWNGTVFERYGDGAETFAVLAATIPGMPLVYSGQEAAMDKRLEFFEKDPIEWGDYPLLNFYTRLLHLNRDNEALFNGIHGGDLVRLETTADDNIFAFYRQKGDNMVFVILNLSDEEVSFDIESAEIAAVYTELFSDEEVEMAAMESWTFEPWEYKVYYF; encoded by the coding sequence ATGCATAGCCGTCAGTTACTCCTGCTTCTGGCAGGCATCTTTCTTTTCTCTTCCTGTGCACCGGAAGAAGAAGCTGATTACCCCTCACCTCCCCCTACACCTGAATGGGCTGAAAATGCCACCATATACGAGGTGAACGTCCGCCAGTATACCGAAGAGGGAACATTTGAAGCATTTGCCGAACATCTTCCCAGGCTTCAGGAAATGGGCGTGGACATTTTGTGGCTGATGCCGATTCATCCCATCGGAGAAAAGGAGCGAAAGGGTGAACTGGGCAGTTACTATTCCGTTTACGATTACTATGACGTCAACCCCGAATTTGGTGACCACAACGATTTTCGCAAACTCGTCGAAAAAATCCATGACAAGGATATGTATATCATCCTGGACTGGGTAGCCAACCACACTGCCTGGGATGCTGTCTGGACCGAATCGCATCCGGAATTATACGAACGGGATGACGAAGGCAACTTTATCATTCCCCCGGACACTGACTGGACCGATGTGATTCAGCTGGATTATGACAATCCCGAAACACATGAGATGATGCACGACGCCCTGCAGTTCTGGGTGGAAGAGTACAACATCGACGGCTACCGGGCCGATGTTGCCGATCTGGTTCCAACAGCTTTCTGGAATGAAGCCCGTTACCGGCTGGAGCAGATCAAACCTGTCTTCATGCTTGCGGAAGCCGAGACATCCGAACATCACGAACATGCATTTGACATGTCTTACGGCTGGGAAACCCATCACATGATGAATGAGATTGCTGCGGGAAATGTCACACTTGACGAGTTTGAAGAGCACCTGCAGGAAAACCGGGACCGGTTCCCGGATCATGCCTACCGGATGCAGTTCACTTCAAATCATGACGAAAACAGCTGGAACGGAACCGTTTTCGAGCGTTACGGTGATGGAGCCGAGACATTTGCCGTTCTGGCCGCTACCATTCCGGGCATGCCGCTTGTATACAGCGGACAAGAAGCTGCCATGGACAAGCGGCTCGAGTTTTTCGAAAAAGATCCCATCGAATGGGGCGATTATCCCCTGCTCAATTTCTACACCCGCCTGCTGCACCTGAACCGGGATAACGAAGCCCTGTTCAACGGCATTCACGGAGGTGATTTGGTTCGGCTGGAAACCACAGCAGATGACAACATTTTCGCATTCTATCGCCAGAAAGGCGACAATATGGTTTTCGTGATCCTCAATCTCAGTGATGAAGAGGTCTCGTTTGATATCGAGTCCGCGGAAATCGCAGCCGTTTATACCGAGCTTTTCAGTGATGAAGAAGTCGAGATGGCTGCCATGGAATCATGGACGTTCGAGCCCTGGGAATACAAGGTCTATTACTTCTGA
- the sufC gene encoding Fe-S cluster assembly ATPase SufC: MLTIKNLHAEVEGEKILRGIDLEIKAGEVHAVMGPNGSGKSTLAKIIAGHPSYEITDGQILYEGEDLAEMEPDERARKGVFMAFQYPVEIPGVSNSMLMRESYNQLRKENGEDPLDPLEFEDYVAEKLKLVEMDAKFLERNVNAGFSGGEKKRNEILQMAVLNPKLSLLDETDSGLDIDALRIVSEGINKLSGKDNAILLVTHYQRILNYITPDYVHVLVNGRIHKSGGKELALELEEHGYEWVTANTEVNGEAK; the protein is encoded by the coding sequence ATGCTGACAATTAAAAATCTTCACGCCGAAGTGGAAGGCGAAAAAATTCTCCGCGGAATTGACCTTGAAATCAAAGCCGGTGAAGTTCACGCTGTCATGGGTCCCAACGGCAGCGGCAAAAGTACTCTGGCAAAAATCATAGCCGGCCATCCCTCGTACGAGATAACCGATGGACAGATTCTTTATGAAGGAGAGGATCTTGCAGAAATGGAGCCGGATGAGCGTGCGCGAAAAGGCGTGTTCATGGCATTTCAGTATCCCGTTGAAATTCCCGGAGTCAGTAATTCCATGCTGATGCGTGAATCGTACAATCAGCTCAGAAAGGAGAACGGGGAAGATCCGCTTGATCCTCTCGAGTTTGAAGATTATGTAGCCGAAAAGCTCAAGCTCGTGGAGATGGATGCCAAGTTTCTCGAGCGAAATGTGAATGCCGGGTTTTCCGGTGGAGAGAAGAAGCGCAATGAAATTCTGCAGATGGCAGTTCTGAACCCCAAACTGTCCTTGCTTGACGAGACAGACTCCGGTCTGGATATCGATGCATTGCGCATTGTATCTGAAGGGATCAACAAGCTTTCGGGCAAAGACAATGCCATACTGCTGGTAACGCACTACCAGCGCATTCTCAATTATATCACACCTGATTATGTTCACGTGCTCGTCAACGGGCGTATTCACAAGTCCGGTGGCAAAGAACTTGCTCTTGAACTCGAAGAGCACGGATATGAATGGGTAACAGCCAACACAGAAGTAAATGGAGAGGCTAAGTAA
- a CDS encoding HesB/IscA family protein, whose product MAISISDKALERIREIQENEGAGENAALRIGVVGGGCSGLTYNLEFDKNGADTNAKDQEFEVNGLKIVVDMRSFLYLAGTELDYTAGLEGKGFHFINPNAARTCSCGESFSV is encoded by the coding sequence ATGGCTATCAGTATAAGTGATAAAGCACTCGAACGAATCAGGGAAATTCAGGAAAATGAAGGAGCCGGAGAAAATGCCGCACTCCGCATCGGTGTTGTAGGAGGGGGTTGCTCCGGACTTACCTACAATCTTGAGTTTGACAAAAACGGTGCTGACACTAATGCGAAGGATCAGGAATTTGAAGTCAATGGTTTGAAAATCGTTGTCGATATGAGGAGTTTTCTTTATCTCGCAGGCACCGAACTGGACTATACAGCCGGATTGGAGGGCAAGGGATTTCATTTCATTAATCCGAATGCCGCACGAACATGCTCATGCGGAGAGTCCTTCTCCGTCTGA
- a CDS encoding aminotransferase class V-fold PLP-dependent enzyme, producing MSTVLKDQHTTIQNCREDFPVLSRKVHGKPLAYLDNAASSQMPRQVQDAYRDYHSRYHANVHRGVHLLSQEATDAMEQARESLRSHINARESKEIIFTSGATDAMNLVMQSWGRKNIGEGDEILISTMEHHSNIVPWKMLCDDRNASLKVIPVSDDGILDLDAFESMISDRTRLVGIVHVSNTLGTVNPVEKITKIAHGKGVPVLVDGAQAVSHMQVDVQKIGCDFYATSGHKMYGPTGIGILYGRKEMLEEMPPYRGGGDMILSVSFDEVLFNDLPYKFEAGTPNISGAIGMGRAAEYIRSIGYDAIYQREQELLAYATSELSAIEGLNIIGKAPGKSSVISFVLDSVHPHDIGTILDLEGVAVRTGHHCTQPLMERLGLVATTRASMAMYNTEEEIDQLVAALHKVLEIFR from the coding sequence ATGAGTACAGTACTCAAAGATCAACATACGACGATTCAAAACTGCCGTGAAGACTTTCCGGTTCTCAGCCGGAAAGTCCACGGCAAACCACTGGCATATCTTGACAATGCCGCATCAAGCCAGATGCCGCGTCAGGTTCAGGATGCCTATCGTGATTACCACAGCCGCTACCATGCCAATGTTCATCGTGGTGTGCACCTGCTCAGCCAGGAAGCCACCGATGCCATGGAGCAGGCGCGTGAATCTCTCCGAAGTCACATCAATGCCCGTGAAAGCAAGGAGATTATTTTCACATCCGGCGCCACCGATGCCATGAATCTCGTTATGCAGTCCTGGGGGAGAAAGAACATCGGCGAGGGTGATGAAATCCTGATCAGCACAATGGAACATCACTCCAATATTGTCCCCTGGAAAATGCTGTGTGATGACAGAAATGCCAGTTTGAAGGTGATTCCTGTCAGTGATGACGGGATACTTGACCTGGATGCTTTTGAGTCGATGATCAGCGACCGTACAAGGCTTGTTGGCATCGTACATGTCTCAAACACGCTGGGAACAGTTAATCCGGTAGAGAAAATTACGAAGATCGCCCACGGAAAAGGTGTGCCAGTACTTGTTGACGGAGCCCAGGCAGTATCTCACATGCAAGTTGATGTGCAGAAAATCGGCTGTGATTTTTATGCAACCTCCGGGCACAAAATGTACGGCCCTACAGGCATCGGCATATTGTACGGCAGAAAAGAGATGCTCGAAGAAATGCCCCCGTACCGCGGCGGTGGAGATATGATCCTCAGTGTTTCATTTGACGAAGTATTGTTTAATGATCTGCCATACAAATTTGAAGCCGGCACACCCAATATTTCAGGTGCCATCGGAATGGGCAGAGCTGCCGAATATATCCGTAGCATCGGCTATGATGCCATATACCAAAGAGAGCAGGAGTTGCTTGCATATGCAACAAGTGAACTGTCTGCAATCGAAGGACTCAATATCATTGGGAAAGCACCCGGCAAGTCATCGGTAATTTCATTTGTGCTTGATAGTGTTCATCCGCATGACATCGGTACCATTCTTGATCTGGAAGGTGTTGCCGTCCGGACCGGCCACCATTGCACGCAGCCACTCATGGAGCGTCTCGGACTGGTAGCAACTACCCGGGCCTCAATGGCCATGTATAATACTGAAGAAGAAATTGATCAGCTTGTTGCAGCCTTGCATAAGGTGTTGGAAATATTCAGATAA
- a CDS encoding NifU family protein: MPKIAEIERTPNPDAMRFVLQEPISQGVTRSYEAPEEAVADPFASELFKIPHVISVFYVDRYVTITQDGGIDWNTLLRQLAPPIREAEAIEQLETDDPNVNVSEEAKNSDDPRLAEINKMLDEQVRPYLLADGGGLKVIGLENDVLKVHYQGACGTCPTATTGTLYAIESMAKRIDPNITIQSV, translated from the coding sequence ATGCCAAAAATAGCTGAAATAGAAAGAACCCCGAATCCGGATGCCATGCGCTTTGTGTTGCAGGAACCCATTTCCCAGGGTGTAACACGCTCTTATGAAGCGCCTGAAGAAGCTGTGGCCGATCCGTTTGCCAGTGAACTTTTTAAAATTCCACATGTGATCTCCGTCTTTTATGTTGACCGTTACGTCACCATTACCCAGGACGGAGGAATTGACTGGAACACCCTGCTGCGCCAGCTGGCACCGCCTATCCGTGAAGCAGAAGCAATTGAACAACTTGAAACCGATGATCCGAATGTCAACGTCAGCGAGGAAGCGAAAAATTCGGATGATCCCCGGCTTGCTGAAATTAACAAGATGCTGGACGAACAGGTCCGGCCTTATCTTCTGGCTGATGGTGGCGGGCTGAAGGTGATCGGTCTTGAAAATGATGTTCTCAAAGTCCATTATCAGGGTGCTTGCGGAACCTGTCCGACAGCCACCACCGGTACTCTGTACGCCATTGAAAGTATGGCCAAGCGCATTGATCCGAACATCACCATTCAATCGGTATAG
- the pta gene encoding phosphate acetyltransferase — protein sequence MDIISRIRYRSGLIRKKIVLCETEDLRTIKAAAFLADNKLADVILVGPEKEIRHFAATESVRLPDTILYSEIKDGEQLDRYADLYYEKRKHKGITRDQALEVARQPLYYSSLMVASGDADGAVAGADNTTGDVLRAAIQGIGLKPGSNIVSSIFLMSTMDGQVFTYGDCAVVPYPDEQQLASIAIDSALTHKALTDEEPMVAMLSFSTLGSAKHERSEMVANATKIAAEKKPDLDIDGELQFDTAYVASVAKRKAPDSSVAGKANVYIFPNLDAGNIAYKITERLAGATATGPVIQGLDKPMNDLSRGCNWEDIVNTSCVTALMADADQK from the coding sequence ATGGATATCATTAGTCGGATACGGTACAGGTCGGGTTTGATCAGGAAAAAAATTGTACTCTGTGAAACGGAGGATTTGAGAACGATCAAAGCTGCTGCATTTCTGGCTGACAACAAACTTGCTGACGTTATTCTGGTAGGGCCGGAGAAGGAAATCCGGCATTTTGCGGCAACCGAGTCGGTCAGACTTCCGGATACCATCCTTTATTCTGAGATTAAGGACGGTGAACAGCTTGACCGCTATGCTGATCTTTATTATGAAAAACGTAAGCATAAGGGGATAACCAGGGATCAGGCACTTGAAGTGGCCCGGCAGCCGCTCTACTATTCATCGCTGATGGTTGCATCCGGTGATGCCGACGGGGCTGTGGCAGGTGCGGACAATACCACCGGAGATGTTTTGCGTGCGGCTATTCAGGGTATCGGCCTGAAACCCGGATCCAATATTGTTTCCAGTATTTTTCTTATGAGTACCATGGACGGGCAGGTTTTCACCTATGGAGACTGTGCCGTTGTTCCCTATCCGGATGAACAGCAACTTGCCAGCATAGCCATTGACTCGGCACTAACACACAAGGCTTTGACAGATGAGGAACCGATGGTAGCCATGTTGTCTTTCTCAACACTGGGAAGTGCCAAACATGAGCGGAGCGAAATGGTGGCAAATGCAACCAAGATTGCTGCGGAAAAAAAGCCGGATCTTGATATTGACGGTGAGCTGCAGTTTGATACGGCTTATGTCGCATCAGTAGCAAAAAGAAAAGCCCCGGACTCCAGTGTGGCCGGCAAGGCCAACGTATATATATTTCCCAATCTTGATGCCGGCAACATCGCTTACAAGATCACGGAACGACTTGCGGGCGCAACCGCAACAGGCCCTGTGATTCAGGGCCTGGACAAACCTATGAATGATTTGTCACGCGGGTGCAACTGGGAAGACATTGTGAACACTTCATGTGTAACAGCTCTGATGGCCGATGCGGATCAGAAGTAA
- the sufU gene encoding Fe-S cluster assembly sulfur transfer protein SufU, which yields MIDNTSHLYQQVLLDHNKTPRNFKELNPADHDALGYNPLCGDKYKVFINIDENDVVTDVTFTGEGCAISKASASMMTTIVKGKHIDEIEKLYRQFHDMTQGKMDPEKEPNDLGRLKVFAGVRNLPARVKCATLSWHTLNAALKGEEKVTTE from the coding sequence ATGATTGACAATACAAGTCATCTTTATCAGCAAGTATTGCTTGACCATAACAAAACCCCGAGAAATTTCAAGGAACTCAATCCCGCAGACCATGATGCACTAGGGTACAACCCGCTTTGCGGTGACAAGTACAAAGTCTTTATCAATATTGATGAAAACGACGTGGTAACAGACGTAACCTTTACAGGTGAAGGCTGTGCCATTTCCAAGGCATCGGCTTCCATGATGACAACCATCGTAAAGGGCAAGCATATTGATGAAATTGAAAAGCTCTACAGGCAGTTTCATGACATGACCCAGGGCAAGATGGATCCCGAGAAGGAACCCAATGATCTCGGGCGCCTGAAAGTATTTGCCGGAGTACGGAATCTGCCGGCACGGGTCAAATGTGCCACCCTCTCATGGCATACATTGAACGCTGCCCTGAAAGGTGAAGAAAAAGTCACAACGGAATGA
- the sufB gene encoding Fe-S cluster assembly protein SufB — translation MSDTQTIENLVKQPYKYGFKTNVEYDYFPKGLNEDIVNMISDIKEEPDFMREFRLKAYRNWKTMKDPLWANIKYPKINYDKIQFYSSPKKKPQLNSLDEVDPEILETYEKLGIPISEQKMLAGVAVDAVFDSVSVATTFKEKLAEAGVIFCSISEAVKEYPELVKKYMGSVVPYNDNFFAAMNSAVFSDGSFVYVPKGVVSPMELSTYFRINNEESGQFERTLIIAEDDSYVSYLEGCTAPQFSSNQLHAAVVELVALDNAQIRYSTVQNWYAGNEEGVGGIYNFVTKRGLCKGVNSKISWTQVETGSAITWKYPSVIMKGDNSIGEFYSVAVTNDKMEADTGTKMIHLGKNTNSTIISKGIAAGKSQNSYRGLVKISPKATNSRNYSVCDSMLIGDRCGAHTFPYLEAGNNSSSVEHEATTSKIGEDQIFYLQQRGLDEENAVSMIINGFCKEVFKELPMEFAVEAIKLLGIKLEGSVG, via the coding sequence ATGAGTGATACCCAAACCATAGAGAATCTGGTTAAACAGCCGTACAAATACGGATTCAAGACTAATGTTGAGTACGACTACTTCCCGAAGGGACTAAATGAGGATATCGTAAACATGATTTCCGACATTAAGGAAGAGCCGGATTTCATGCGCGAGTTCCGTCTGAAAGCGTACCGGAACTGGAAAACCATGAAAGACCCTCTCTGGGCCAATATCAAGTATCCCAAAATCAACTATGACAAAATTCAGTTTTATTCGTCGCCCAAGAAAAAGCCCCAGCTGAACAGTCTTGATGAAGTCGATCCGGAGATTCTGGAGACATACGAGAAACTCGGAATTCCTATATCGGAACAGAAAATGCTTGCCGGCGTGGCCGTGGATGCTGTTTTTGACAGTGTGTCCGTAGCGACAACATTCAAGGAAAAGCTTGCCGAAGCAGGGGTCATTTTCTGCTCCATCTCCGAGGCTGTAAAGGAGTATCCTGAGCTGGTCAAAAAATACATGGGCTCTGTTGTTCCGTATAATGACAATTTCTTTGCGGCCATGAACTCGGCTGTGTTTTCCGACGGATCGTTTGTGTATGTACCGAAAGGTGTTGTAAGCCCCATGGAGCTTTCGACATACTTCCGTATCAACAATGAAGAGTCAGGCCAGTTTGAACGTACACTCATTATAGCTGAAGATGACAGCTATGTCAGTTATCTGGAAGGCTGCACCGCTCCCCAGTTCAGCAGCAATCAGCTTCATGCTGCCGTAGTGGAACTGGTCGCTCTTGACAATGCCCAGATCAGATATTCCACTGTGCAGAACTGGTATGCCGGCAATGAAGAAGGTGTCGGCGGAATTTACAATTTTGTGACAAAGCGGGGCCTTTGCAAGGGCGTCAACTCCAAGATTTCCTGGACGCAGGTCGAAACCGGTTCCGCTATCACCTGGAAGTATCCCAGTGTCATCATGAAGGGAGACAACTCCATTGGTGAATTTTATTCGGTGGCTGTAACCAATGACAAGATGGAAGCCGATACCGGCACAAAGATGATCCATCTCGGGAAAAACACCAACAGTACCATCATATCCAAGGGAATTGCCGCCGGCAAATCACAAAACAGTTACCGCGGTCTGGTAAAAATCAGTCCGAAAGCCACGAATTCCCGAAATTACTCGGTATGTGATTCCATGCTGATCGGCGATCGGTGCGGGGCCCATACATTCCCTTACCTGGAAGCCGGAAACAACAGCTCCAGCGTTGAGCACGAGGCAACGACATCAAAAATCGGAGAGGACCAGATTTTTTATCTGCAGCAACGCGGACTCGACGAAGAAAACGCGGTCTCAATGATTATTAACGGGTTTTGCAAAGAAGTTTTCAAAGAGTTGCCGATGGAATTTGCAGTGGAAGCAATCAAACTTCTCGGCATCAAGCTCGAAGGCAGTGTGGGCTGA
- the sufD gene encoding Fe-S cluster assembly protein SufD: MTDISKETLFLDRLVGQFDQSVSANGQVAALQNEARNAIAGLQLPTTRHEEWKYFSLKPLEKHSFVRAADVKQPNVPDNVSDFIYPEAEHHHLTFINGVFSKEWSKTDRLPDGVIVANLHDVLKEGNKTALEHIGKYAKWDDDPFVPFNTSVFRDGAFIYVPKSVKIEEPIQLLFINTDEQYQYVMTPRCLVVGDQSSEMTVVEDHIGLGNNVYFNCPVSEIALAENSHMTHVKLQRDSREAFHISRLAADISRDSDYKSYAIQLGSKLSRSDVKAVLTDENTHATLDGLVMVNGEQLSDTHSIMDHTMPNCTSHQLHKCIIDGDGTSVFNGKIFVRQDAQKTDAFQENRNLQLSETGTAYAKPQLEIFADDVSCSHGATIGQLNEEEVFYLKSRGLTHEQTKEILTYGFALDVIESIPVSSIQERLSKEVESFTKASKSIKETA, encoded by the coding sequence ATGACAGACATTTCAAAAGAAACACTCTTTCTGGACAGGCTTGTCGGTCAGTTTGATCAATCGGTTTCTGCCAACGGTCAGGTAGCAGCGCTTCAAAACGAAGCGCGAAATGCCATTGCCGGTCTGCAGCTGCCGACAACCCGGCATGAAGAGTGGAAATACTTTTCGTTAAAACCGCTTGAGAAGCACAGTTTTGTCAGGGCAGCCGATGTTAAACAACCCAATGTTCCGGATAATGTGTCTGATTTTATTTATCCGGAAGCCGAACATCATCACCTGACGTTTATCAATGGTGTATTCAGCAAGGAGTGGTCCAAAACCGACCGGCTGCCTGATGGAGTAATTGTTGCCAATTTGCATGATGTGCTCAAGGAAGGGAATAAAACGGCACTGGAACATATCGGAAAATATGCCAAATGGGATGACGATCCCTTTGTACCCTTCAACACATCGGTGTTCAGGGACGGTGCTTTTATCTATGTCCCGAAGTCTGTAAAAATCGAAGAACCTATACAGTTGCTGTTCATAAATACCGATGAACAGTACCAGTATGTTATGACGCCGCGCTGTCTGGTTGTTGGTGATCAGTCAAGCGAAATGACGGTTGTGGAAGATCATATCGGTCTGGGCAATAATGTCTATTTCAACTGTCCGGTTTCCGAGATCGCTCTTGCCGAGAACTCGCACATGACCCATGTAAAGTTGCAGAGGGACAGTCGCGAGGCTTTCCACATTTCCCGGCTTGCGGCAGACATCAGCAGAGACAGTGATTACAAATCGTACGCCATTCAGCTTGGCTCAAAACTGTCGCGAAGTGATGTCAAGGCGGTACTGACGGATGAAAATACCCACGCAACACTTGATGGCCTGGTCATGGTCAACGGCGAACAGCTTTCCGATACACATAGTATCATGGATCATACCATGCCGAACTGCACGAGCCATCAGCTTCATAAATGTATCATTGACGGCGACGGGACATCCGTGTTCAACGGTAAGATTTTTGTACGTCAGGACGCCCAGAAAACCGATGCGTTCCAGGAAAACAGAAATCTGCAGCTCTCCGAAACCGGAACGGCATATGCCAAGCCGCAGCTTGAGATCTTTGCTGATGATGTTTCCTGCAGCCATGGAGCAACCATCGGTCAGCTGAACGAAGAAGAGGTGTTCTATCTGAAGTCCCGTGGTCTGACTCATGAGCAGACCAAGGAAATTCTGACATATGGATTTGCACTGGATGTGATTGAATCAATCCCCGTAAGCTCAATTCAGGAAAGACTGAGCAAAGAGGTTGAATCGTTCACGAAGGCAAGTAAATCCATAAAAGAAACTGCCTGA